The genomic interval GACAAAATGGGGATTCAAGGTTTCGGCGTGATCGTTCGGGGAAAGAGTGAGCCTCTCCTCCTTTTCGCCCACGGGCGAAACCCGGAAAACCTTTTGGCGGATTCGAATCATATGAAAGGGGCGTTCTTGAATTCATTAATGGTATCCGACAAAGAAAGCGGTGTCCGCTGTCTCTCCAGCCCCGTATTGTTCCAGCACCAGCAGTTGTGCTACTACGTCACGGTCATCAACGGCAACTACAAGGAAGGTTTGCCGCCTTTCATTCATACCCGCCTGACCCACCTCGCCAAGTTGATCTACCTGATCAACCGCAAGCCGGCGCACAAGAAACGCATTCGTTCCGAAGAAGATTTGGGCTTCGATGATGAAGAGCATTCCCTGCTGGAACTGCCCCAATTAAAAACTCCCATATTGTTTTCATCCCAACATGCCCGCAAACTGCTGCAAACCATCATGCGCCTGGCGCCTGATAATTCCGGCGTCATACTGGAAGGGGAAACCGGGGTGGGCAAGGAGATAGTCGCGGCGCTGATCCACCACTATTCCCGCCGACAGGGACCATTCCTGCCGATCATGACATCTTCTCTTCCGGAACACCTGGTGGAGAACGAGCTCTTTGGCCATCAGAAAGGCGCCTATTCCGGTGCCACAAGCCGTGAAAAGGGCAAGTTTGCGACCGCGGACGGGGGAACCGTTTTCCTTGACGAGGTGGCGGACATGCCCGCGCCGATACAGGCCAAGCTGTTGCGGGTATTGGAGAGCGGCGAAGTATTCCCTATCGGCGCCCACACACCGGAGAAGGTCGACGTGCGGGTGATTGCGGCCTCCAACATTCCATTCAGCGAATTAATTGAGAGCAAACGCTTGCGCCGGGATCTTTACTTCCGCTTGAAAACATTCAATCTGGTCATCCAACCCCTGCGACAACGCAGAGAAGAGGTCCTACCCCTTTTTGAATTTTTTCTTTGCCGCAAACTGGCAAAACGAAAAAAGCCGTTCCGGGGCATTTCGCCCAAGGCGGTGCGCTTGCTGCTCGAATACCCATGGCCGGGAAACGTGCGGGAGTTAAAAAACGAGGCCGATCGGGTGGGCCTGCTCATGAAAAACGCCGGAGTGGTACATGCGGACATGCTCAATGATGATATCCGGGATCATTCCCTTGAACACACCGTCGCAATGGATGAAAACGACATCAAGGGAAAAGTGGATCAACTGGAACTAAGGATGATTACGCGCGTCCTGGCGGAGACCGGGGGCAACCGCACCAGGGCGGCGCAAAAACTCGGCCTCTCCCGCAAGGGCCTGTTCAAGAAAATGACCCGGCTGGGGATTGAATAAAACAGTTGAAAGTAAAAAGTCGAAAGTCAAAATTAAAAGCAAACCTTTAATGCTTTTTTCTACCTTCTACGAGTTCTTTCAAGACCCCTACAGTTCCTTTCGAGTGCATCCTACGGATCTCGAGCTTTTTTATTCATTCTTCCTTATTCGTTATTCTGAGCATGAATTGCGAGGGGGAAACTTAGTCGAAAGTCTAAAGTCGAAAGCAAAAAGTAAAAGCTTTTTTTAAACTTCTTGCCTTTTCAACTTTGGATCATTTGAATTTGTTTCGGATTTGGGATTTCGGATTTGAATAAAGACATCAGGAGGCAGGCTTAGCGGCTCGTGAACCGCTCGGAATAAAAGCAACTGGGGAGAGATATTTTCGTCTTTACTTTTATTCAATTCCCGGAGAGAAAGATGAACAAAACCAAAAGTATTTTAACCATACTGATTGCCTTCGTGCTGTTTGCGGCATCGTCGGACCTGGCCGGGCAGACAAGAACCATCAAGCCGGTGAAAGCGCCGATATCCAAAATCCGGCTCCAACCCGACCTGGAGGTATCGTTCACAAAGGCTCGGCCACTAACCATACCGGCTCACAAAATCAACCTGGTGGTGAGCAACAGCGGCAAGGCGGCGGCCGGTAATTTCTTTGTCGATTTTATCCTGTCTTCCGACGAGAAAGCGCCGGTTACATACGCCGCGTTTTCTACTTCCTGGAACGAAGACATGCTGGTCAAGGGCGGACGCATGCACATCGACCGCCTGGCAGCCGGCGCTTCGCGCACCCTGAGCCTGCCCCTGCCGATTTTCAAACCCAGGGGCGCTCCCAAGCTGCTGTACCTCGGCGCCGTGGCGGATTCCGGCCAAGCCGTGGCCGAGAGCAACGAAAAAAACAACACCGCTTTCGTAAAGTATCAATTCCTCAGTCACTACCTGCCCCAACCCCAGCTGATCCACATCAGCGGCGTCAGTCAAACCACCATCATGGGATCGGATACCGGAAATATCGAACTGCATCTGGGCGGCAGCGGTTTCGGCAGCACACCCGGCAAAAAAACCGTCAAGTTGGGGTCCTACACCCTGCCGGTTGAGGAGCACAACGGCAACTTCGTGGGTTGGACGGATACCTGGATCAACTGCCTGGTAAAAGACAATCTGAACATCCCCTTCGGACAGACCTACAGCCTGCGCATCATGGACGGGAACCAGCTCGTCTCCAACACCATCCAGATCCTGCTGAAGCTGGACTTCGAGGGCATCATGATCCGGGGAAGCTCGTCAGGTTTCATCTTGGAAGCCCGCGCCGGCGACGTTCTTGAACTCCACGCCTACAAGCTGCCACCCGTCCAGGGAAACTGGACGGTGCGCTTCGGTCCGCAGACGGTTCCCGTCACTTCCTGGGGGCCCAACAATAAAATCAGCTTCAACTGCCCGAACCTGCCCCCGGGAAGCTACCAGGTGTGGATCCGGAACGGCAGCGTGGACGTGTGCCTGCGCCGCTACAACATGACGGTGTTGCCGTGATTAAAGTTGAAAAGTTGAAGAGGAAAGAAGTTTCATAAAGTTAGAAAGAGAGAAAGAAGGTGACAGGTCTCAGGTGACAGGAAGGCAGGGAAAAATCAGTCGAAAGTTGAAAGTCTAAAGTAAAAACACTGGCAAGAGGCGAGGGGCGAAGGGCAGGAGAAGCCAACACTTGTAAAACTGTATGTCCACCCTCAACCCTCTCAACTCCCTCAACTTTTCCCTTATTTCCGTGTGCTCCGTGTGTTTTGTGGTTGATTCCGCTTTGTTCTTGTTTCAGGTTTGGGATTTGGGATTTCGGATTTGAATAAAAGTGTTGGGAGGCAGGAGACGGTAAAGTGAAAAAGAGCCGGCTCAATGTCATAATGGTAATATCGAGGCACCAATGAATAAACTTTTAATGGGATTGCTGGCCGCGTCATTGGTGATCGGCGGGGTTCAACTGACCGCAGAAGATTTCTCTCAGATCACGCTGGAGCGGTTACAGGGCGACTGGACGGGAAAGGCGGCGGGCGCGGAAGTGCGCTTCCGCCGCCGCGGCGGCGGCATCACGGTCATGACCCTCACCACCAAGCACGCGGCCGAGTTCTTCTTCACCGTGCGCGAGGACGGCACCATTTCCGGTGAAGGCGCGATCCTGTATAACCTGGATCCTGACCTGTCGGGGGTTGAGGCCCTGGCCGGAGCGGTAAAGGGGCTGATCAATCTCATGCCCATGCCCTCGGTTCCCGGGGCGGGCA from Candidatus Aminicenantes bacterium carries:
- a CDS encoding FHA domain-containing protein gives rise to the protein MLRVHLLNSGTTLFLRAGDYHWGRSGENDIIIPDDTVSRHHVRTWYDEDQWWIQDLGSTNGTFFNGELLDAPAPLDHEASIQTGKVPFTLTPWDKDDVLPDQIRKPPLKLDLGESTHNVREDEREQIQTGRAFFDLFMAMESTGDFYRSDLPDLFDKMGIQGFGVIVRGKSEPLLLFAHGRNPENLLADSNHMKGAFLNSLMVSDKESGVRCLSSPVLFQHQQLCYYVTVINGNYKEGLPPFIHTRLTHLAKLIYLINRKPAHKKRIRSEEDLGFDDEEHSLLELPQLKTPILFSSQHARKLLQTIMRLAPDNSGVILEGETGVGKEIVAALIHHYSRRQGPFLPIMTSSLPEHLVENELFGHQKGAYSGATSREKGKFATADGGTVFLDEVADMPAPIQAKLLRVLESGEVFPIGAHTPEKVDVRVIAASNIPFSELIESKRLRRDLYFRLKTFNLVIQPLRQRREEVLPLFEFFLCRKLAKRKKPFRGISPKAVRLLLEYPWPGNVRELKNEADRVGLLMKNAGVVHADMLNDDIRDHSLEHTVAMDENDIKGKVDQLELRMITRVLAETGGNRTRAAQKLGLSRKGLFKKMTRLGIE